A portion of the Tindallia magadiensis genome contains these proteins:
- a CDS encoding DegV family protein: MKIITDSSSDLPKDLKDTNDIVVIPLRIEIDGNEYIDGIDLSHNDFYKKMEKSKYLPKTSQPSTGNFLNVYQKFIDADEEIISIHMSSKISGTYEGAMIAAKEISSNIHVFDSKLGTMGTGLVAVKAAELAQKGFSCKKIISILEEYCIKVNVVGYLDSLKNAVKGGRVNSSKRIITELMNIKPITKMVNGQVEILHYARGKQKTHQYILDIINDSICLYDSIKLVIVHCDAHRDAIHLKNMITEQTGIEDIMITSMGPINSTHVGIGGISICYAPI; the protein is encoded by the coding sequence ATGAAAATTATTACGGATAGTTCCAGTGATTTACCTAAAGATTTGAAAGATACTAACGACATCGTTGTGATCCCACTGCGGATTGAAATAGACGGTAATGAGTATATTGATGGTATTGATTTATCACATAATGATTTCTATAAAAAAATGGAAAAAAGTAAATATTTACCGAAAACTTCACAGCCTTCTACGGGCAATTTCTTGAATGTATACCAAAAGTTTATTGACGCTGATGAAGAAATAATTTCTATTCATATGTCTTCTAAAATTAGTGGAACTTATGAAGGAGCGATGATTGCAGCTAAAGAAATTAGTAGCAATATCCACGTCTTTGATAGCAAGCTAGGAACCATGGGGACAGGTTTAGTGGCGGTTAAAGCAGCAGAATTAGCCCAAAAGGGGTTTAGTTGCAAAAAGATAATTAGTATCTTGGAAGAGTATTGTATTAAAGTCAATGTTGTTGGCTATTTAGATAGCCTTAAGAATGCCGTGAAAGGTGGAAGGGTTAATTCCTCGAAAAGAATTATCACAGAACTGATGAATATTAAACCAATAACAAAAATGGTAAATGGTCAAGTAGAAATATTGCATTATGCTAGAGGCAAACAAAAAACCCATCAGTATATACTAGATATAATAAATGATTCAATTTGCCTATATGACTCCATAAAGCTTGTAATTGTCCACTGTGACGCCCACAGAGATGCTATACATTTAAAAAATATGATAACAGAGCAAACTGGCATAGAAGATATTATGATTACTAGTATGGGGCCTATAAATAGCACACACGTTGGGATTGGTGGTATTTCTATATGTTATGCACCAATATAA
- a CDS encoding SpoIID/LytB domain-containing protein translates to MKKNKIITFKKALLTCFFLMLLITSLGMKVHAQLQVGDKTGEVLSTDIIASINNKHIPSFNYNGYTAVIVEDLRSYGFDVRWIPAERILRVERDFQDDIVGKKASTDSSATPGIKLYDVLYTDIQTYINGEKVESYNIDGQTVIYFNALSEVGNIEWNQDARMASLYLEETDGKFGKSAENNEETGKEEIAQVNSEHSTRTPTNTPVTRQQTRVDPDARFLQQGNFHPSMIPANIKIGLYFGETAVSSIDIESDSGFRMGTFENEDFMDVLTLDEAKNITISHNSYYYVGLKSSFSSLNQMNEEMKRVRKYTEENLVYARMIDGWNIYLGPFHSKADSKDAVEDLVQMGEEDWRIIEPSNRYVNISASNQPFIIYDKNEPIYVVSAGQDYTNSIIKIGSKKYRGAVTALRDNNNRLTIINVLPMEKYLYGVVPREVPHSWPEEALKAQAVAARGFAVASLNKYENLGFHLCSTVNSQVYGGYEAEQQRTNHAVDATRGQVITYNGHLAIPYYHSTSGGHTEDSENIWTNAVPYVRGVTDQYSSSSPHTNWEKTVSTKEAQDLLRNHDIRVGELENMYVSEISSNGRVLSFMVEGSLGHRELIKQESRNVFGLRSSWFQLEYDTKNDIYYFEGKGFGHGIGMSQYGAKGMAEAGYRYEDILKHYFTGVSIQ, encoded by the coding sequence ATGAAAAAAAATAAAATCATTACTTTCAAAAAAGCTTTATTGACATGCTTTTTTTTAATGTTGTTGATAACTAGCCTTGGAATGAAGGTTCATGCACAGTTGCAAGTTGGTGATAAAACAGGTGAAGTTTTATCAACAGATATTATTGCCAGTATCAATAATAAACATATTCCATCTTTCAACTACAATGGGTACACGGCTGTTATTGTTGAAGATTTAAGATCCTATGGTTTCGATGTGAGATGGATTCCAGCAGAAAGGATATTAAGAGTAGAGCGTGACTTTCAAGATGACATTGTAGGAAAAAAAGCATCTACAGATAGCAGTGCAACTCCTGGTATCAAGTTATATGATGTTCTTTATACGGATATTCAAACCTATATCAATGGTGAAAAAGTAGAGTCTTACAACATCGATGGACAGACAGTAATATACTTTAACGCTTTATCAGAAGTTGGAAATATAGAATGGAATCAAGATGCTAGAATGGCTTCACTTTATCTTGAGGAAACAGATGGAAAATTTGGTAAATCAGCGGAAAACAATGAAGAAACTGGTAAAGAGGAAATAGCACAAGTAAATAGTGAACATTCAACAAGAACACCTACTAATACACCTGTTACACGACAACAAACAAGAGTAGATCCTGATGCTCGTTTTTTACAACAGGGCAATTTTCATCCATCGATGATTCCTGCCAATATTAAAATAGGGCTTTATTTTGGTGAAACAGCTGTATCATCTATTGACATTGAGTCTGATAGTGGTTTTAGAATGGGCACGTTTGAGAATGAAGATTTTATGGATGTATTGACATTAGATGAAGCAAAAAATATTACAATTAGTCACAATTCATACTATTATGTTGGCTTAAAATCCTCGTTTTCCTCATTAAATCAGATGAACGAAGAAATGAAAAGAGTGAGAAAGTATACGGAGGAAAATTTAGTATATGCCAGAATGATAGATGGTTGGAACATTTATTTGGGTCCTTTTCATAGTAAAGCAGATTCTAAAGATGCAGTGGAAGATTTAGTTCAAATGGGTGAGGAGGATTGGAGAATCATTGAGCCATCCAATAGGTATGTAAATATTTCTGCTTCTAATCAACCGTTTATTATATATGATAAAAATGAACCTATTTATGTTGTATCAGCAGGTCAAGACTATACGAATTCAATTATAAAAATTGGATCAAAAAAATACAGAGGAGCTGTTACAGCATTAAGAGATAATAATAACAGATTAACCATTATTAACGTTTTACCTATGGAGAAGTATCTTTATGGTGTTGTTCCGCGAGAAGTGCCCCATAGTTGGCCAGAAGAAGCCTTGAAAGCACAAGCTGTTGCTGCTAGAGGATTTGCAGTAGCAAGCTTAAATAAATATGAAAACTTGGGATTTCATTTGTGTAGTACAGTTAATTCTCAAGTATACGGCGGTTACGAAGCAGAACAACAGCGTACGAATCATGCTGTTGATGCAACAAGAGGCCAGGTAATAACGTATAATGGTCACTTGGCAATTCCATATTATCATTCGACCAGTGGTGGACATACAGAAGACAGCGAAAATATATGGACCAATGCAGTACCTTATGTCAGGGGTGTTACTGACCAATATTCAAGTTCATCACCACATACCAATTGGGAAAAAACGGTGTCTACCAAAGAAGCTCAAGATCTTTTGAGGAATCATGATATTAGGGTTGGGGAACTAGAAAATATGTATGTATCAGAAATTTCCTCAAACGGAAGAGTTCTTTCGTTTATGGTGGAAGGAAGCCTTGGGCATCGCGAACTGATAAAGCAGGAAAGCAGGAATGTATTTGGATTAAGGAGCAGCTGGTTTCAATTAGAATATGATACAAAAAATGATATCTATTACTTTGAAGGAAAAGGGTTTGGTCATGGAATAGGAATGAGCCAGTATGGGGCTAAAGGAATGGCGGAAGCAGGTTATCGATATGAGGATATTTTAAAACATTACTTTACAGGTGTAAGTATTCAATAA